The region AATAGATCACCACGCCGCGATTTTGCAGCGCTTCGCGGTTTTCCGGCCGCAGCACCGCGCCGCCGCCTGTGGCCAGCACGATATTTTCGCGCCCGGTCAGCTCGGAAATTACGTGCGCTTCGCGCTCGCGAAAGCCCGCTTCGCCTTCCAGCTCGAAGATCACCGGAATGCGCGCGCCCGTGCGCGCCTCGATTTCATGATCGGAATCGAAGAACGGGCGATCGAGACGGCGCGCAATGGCCCGGCCCACGGTGGTTTTGCCTGCCCCCATGAGCCCTACGAAAAATACATTGGCGTGTGCGTCCCGCGCTTGCAACGGTGTCCTCTGGCTAATCCGGTATGGTTCGTGCCGCAGCTTACTGGCAAAGCGGCTGCCTTGTCGAGCCTGCATGCCGCCGCTAGAGAGCGGAGGCAGCATGCCCCTAATTTGTCTGAACGACGCGCGGCGTGATGAAAACTGCCAGTTCACTGCGCTGGTCCCGATGGGCCCGATGGCGAAAAAGCGCACCTAAAACGGGTATTTTGCCCAGGACCGGCACCCGCGTCACATCGTCCCGGTTGTCGGTCGCGTAAATTCCGCCGATCGACACCGTACCACCATCTTCGACTTCGACGCGCGTTTGCACGTGTTTGGTGTTGATCGCGGGCCCGGCGTCGGTCTGTTCGCCGACGCTGTCCTTGGCGACGTCCAGGTCCAGCACCACTCTGCCGTCCGGCATGATTTGCGGCTCGACCTCCAGTTTGAGCGTGGCGCGGCGAAACTGCACGCCCGACACGCCCTGCCCCACTTTCGCCTGATAGGGCAACTCGGTGCCCTGCTCGACGACCGCTTTCATCCGGTCCGCCGTCACGACCCGCGGGCTCGAGACGATTTCGCCGCGTCCTTCGGCCTCCAGCGCGCTCAGCTCGATGTTCAGGAGCCGCGTCGCCCCAGCTGCGAATAAGGTCAGCCCGGCGGTGGCGGCGTCAAAACCGGAAATCGGCCGCGCCGACAGATCGTAAACGGTGCCGTCCGTGCCGCCCGTCAAGCCTCGGGCGGTGCCGTCGGCGTTGGCGGCCGCCATGGAAAGCCGCACGCCGAGATTGCGCGAAAACCCGTGCTCGCCCTCGACGATACGCGCTTCGATCAATACCTGACGGGTCGGCCGGTCAACTGAGGCAAGCAAGGCCGTGATTTGCGCGAGGCGTCCTTCGAGATCGGTGACGAACAGCAGGTTGGTGCGCGGATCGGCAGTCGCGGCGCCGCGTTTGGACAGCACGCGCTGGTTGCCCGCGCCGGTCAGCAGGCGCCGCGCATCTTCGGCGCGCGCGTAGTGCAGTTCGAACGTGCGGCTTGCGAGCGGCTCAAGATCGGCGGCTCTCGCGTGTGCTTCGAAACGCTGCCGTTCACGCGCGGCCAGATCCGCAATCGGCGCGACCCAGATCACATTGCCGTGGCGCTCCATGGCCAGCCCGTTGACATCGAGCAAGGTATCGAACGCGGTGCGCCACGGCACCTTGTCGAGTCGTAGTGAGACGGCGCCGCGCACTCTCTCGCTCGCGACGATGTTCAGGCCGGTGAACTGGGCGAACGCGTTGAGTACCGCACCGAGTTCCGCGCGCTGGAAGTTAAGCGAGATCGGTTTGTCGTCAGCGGCGAGTTTGGCGTCTGCAGGCGCTTTCGGTGCGTCGCTCAGGCGCGCGAGCGGCGGCAGCGGCACCGGCGGCCCTTCGAGCGCCGAGGATGCGGCTATGTCGTCGCGCGCCGACGCGGCGGATTGCCGCCGTAGCGGCACTGAGCCGTCTGCATCACCGGCTGGGTCGTCGGCTGGGTCGTCGGTGCGTCTGGTTTGGGCGGTCGCCGCCATTCGCGATATGCCGGGCCCATCGGCGGACTCTTCGCGGAACGGGTTGGGCACATCGGCAGCGACGCCGCGTGGCAGCGGCGGTACGTCGTATCGGGCATCGGGCGGCGCAATGGCGTCGTCGAGCGGCATGTAGGCGGGCAGCGGCGGCAGCGCTGGGGTTGAAGCGTGCGCGATGCCGGCGCTTATCGCCATCCAAACGACGAGGCGGCCGAGACGGCTGCAAAGCGGACTGCGAACCGGACTGCCAAGTGGATCGCGAAGCAAGCTAAAAACCGCGCCTCCGCGGATTCTTGCCGACAGGCTGCGACTCACACCATGGCCAAAACACACGCGAACGCCGTAGCGCGACACTGCGACACCGACTGGCTTGATCAGCCTCATCAGGACGCCTCCGTCAGTGCCAGCGTACGCGTCGCGCCGCCGTTGGCCAGCGTGATGCTGAGCGCGTCGAGCCGCGTGACACGCTCAGCGCCGAGGTGCTGCCCGGACACGACCGTGGTCGCACCATCCGGCGTATCGAGCAAGGCGAGCCCGCGTGTACGATCGTGCAGCAAGCCGACGAGGCGCAGTTGCGAAACCTCAAGCTGCTGCTCGGCGGACGCGAGCATCTGCGGAAGCGAGAATGGGTCGAAGAACACGATGTCTTCTTCGTCGTCCGAATCGAGACTCTCGTCGGCAAACGCGTCCGCCGCAGCAGGTGAAGGTACAGGCCTCAGCGCACTGAATACATGCAGAGTTGCCCTCACCGCTAACGAAGCGGTATCGCGCTTGACCGTCACGTCGACGGGCACGATTAGCACGGGCAGATCGGACAGGCCACGCAGAAACGCCATCAGGTGGACGAAATCGGTGTGCGCGGTAAGCTGTATAGGACGCATGCTGTCAGCGCCCGAGCCGCTGGCCGCGCCCGGTTCTACCGAGAGCAACGAGACGCCATTCTGCGCCGCGAGTTCGGACACGATGCGCACATCGTCCGCGGAAGTCCATGACACAGGCAATTGCGCGCCCGGCCTGGCGGCAGCTTCCCGGCGCAGCGCGGACAATTGCGCCAGCGCGCGGCGCGCATCCGCGAGATGCCGCGAGGCCGTCTCCCATGCCGTGCGGCTCGCCTCGACCCCGCCGAGATCGGCCACAACCCAGCCATGCGCGCCAAGTCCGAACACCGCCGCGGCGATCAGCAATGCAACCACCCAACGACGCCGAGGGCTCCAGGCAGCGAGCGGCAAGCGCACACGCTTCATCCATTGGGAAAAAGAGAGCCGCGCGCTCGCCGCGCCGCCGAACTCGACAAAAGTCGTACTCATTTCGCACCTCCTGATTGTTCAGACTTCATCGGACGTTGCGCCGCCAAGCCTGACATATGGGCCGTTTTCTTTGGCGGGTCGCTCCAGCGCAGATGCGCTCCGAATTCGATCGGGCCGGTCACGCTGGCCGCCGCAACCGCCCCGCTGCGTGGCGCCGAGCGATGCAGGTCGTTCACCTCCGCGCCCTTCACGCCGCGGATCGCGCTCAAGCGCTTGAGCCACTCGGCCGACGCGATATGTCCGCGCGAGGTCGCGAGCAATTCCGTCTCGTGCTCGCGCTGGCGCAACTGCTGCAGCACCACGCCGTCACCGGGTTCAAAACTCAATGCATTCAGCAGATCGCGCAAATGCGTAAGCGGCTCGGACAAGTCCATCGCACGCGCCGCGCCTTTGCGTTGCTCGTCTTGCGCTCGCAGTAACCTGGCGTGCTCCGCGAGCGGCATGGCCAGCTGAGCGAGCGTTTGCTCGATCGACGCGCGCTCTGCATCGAGCCGCGCCTTTTCGAACGCCTGCCACCCAACTAGTGCGAGCACGGCCGCAAAACCAGCGAGCGCCGCGACGCCCCATTCGAGCAAACGCCGCCGGCGCGCGAGCCGCGCATTGCGTTGCCTGTATGGCAGCAGATTGAAGCCGCCGAGCCACGGCCGTGCGAAGTGCATGCCACGCGTAGACGCCGTAGACGCCGTAGACGCGTGCGTACCCGGGGCCGCCGAATGCAAACGGGAGCGTAGGCCGAACGTCATTCGAGCACCCCGCGCAGCGCGAGTCCGAATGCGACCGCGGCGGCAGGCTCGTGCAACAACGAATCGTGCAGTTGACGTGCGAACCCTCCAAGCGCCGCACACTCGAACGGCAGCACAGTGCAGCCCAATACGTCGGCTATATCCGCAATCGAGAAACCCACGCCATCGAGCAAATCGACCTCGCCGCTCAACAACGCGCAGTCGAGTACGGGGCCGTGGACGAGATCGCGCAACGCGTCGGCGAAATCGGCGTGCTCAGGCGCGGGGTAACGCATTTCGCCAACCAGGCAGTCGTCGACGATGCGCCAGCCGTACACACCATCTGTGCCAATCCAGAGCGCGACGTAGGGCTCGTGCGGATCGAGTTCATGGCTCGCCGCGTAGCGCATTGCGCGCAAAGCCGCATGCGGCTCGCCATCGATCGCGGTGAGCGAGATACCGGCGGTCGCCGCGCATTCGATACGCGCTTCGAGATGCTGGCGTGCGGTTGCGGCGATTGTCACCGAACGAATCGGCGAACGCGTCTCGTCGACGAACCAGTCGACAGCTAACGCATGGCGCTCCAGGCCTGCGATACGCTCAACTTCGCTCATCACCGCCGGCTCGAGTTCGGCGAGTTCATGACCGCCGTTTTCCGCGCAACCGGCGAGCGCGGCGAGCCGTGTGAGCGGCACGGTGGTTGTCAATGTAGCCGAGGCGGGCAGCGCCATCGCGCATCGCAATGCATGCGTGGCACACGCACGCGGCAAACCCGCGAATGCGTCGCGCAACGCACGCGCCACCGCATGCCGGTCGGCGATCTCCGTGCCGGCCATCGCGCCGGCGCCAAGCGGCACGGTGCTCGCGTATTCGATATGCAGCGCGGCATGTGTGGGCGAATGCCGACTCACCACGACCAGACGCACCGCCTGCGAACCCACATCGATTCCCGCAGCAAAACGCTGCGCACCCAGTCGCACACCTTGAAGCCACGAATTTTTGAACGTCATCACGCCCTCCCTCAGACTCACGCGACGAACCATTCGAACGCGAGTAACGAGGAAGAATTGTGCGTAGCCGCGCCGCCGCGCGACACTCAGCCAAATGGCTAACGTTGCGCGACGCGCGCCCTCTCCGCCGGCAAAGCGTCTACAGTGAAGTCATTCCCGCGCGGCGCGCCGATTTGTCAAGAACTGTCAGTAAGCATGCCGAAAGCTGAAATGCCAGGCAGCTATAATCGCGGGACTGTTTTTTGGTGCCCATATGCAATCCACGTCTCCTACGTCCCCGCCGCCCGCGCCGCAGAAGCGCAAGCGCCCCTTGTGGCTCAAGCTCATCCTCGGCTTTGTGGGTCTGATCGTCGCAGGCATCCTGTGCGTGCTGCTGGTGCTCGGTTATGCGCTGGTGGTCGCAACGCCGAACCTGCCGTCGCTCGACGCGCTGACCGATTACCGGCCGAAGGTGCCCTTGCGCATCTATACGGCCGACCACCTGCTGATCGGCGAATTCGGCGAAGAGCGGCGCGACATCGTCCATATTCAGGACGTGCCCGATAGCCTGAAGAAAGCCGTGCTGGCAATCGAAGACGCGCGCTTCTACGATCACGGCGGCGTCGACCTCACAGGCATCGCGCGAGCCGGCTTCGTCGCACTGACCAATGGCCACGCCACGCAAGGCGCCAGCACGATCACCATGCAGGTGGCGCGCAACTTCTTCCTGTCGAGTGAGAAGACCTACACGCGCAAGATCTACGAGATGCTGCTCGCGTACAAGATCGAGTCGAAACTGACGAAAGATCAGATTCTCGAGGTGTACATGAATCAGATCTATCTCGGTCAGCGTGCGTATGGCTTCGCGAGCGCGGCGCGGGTGTATTTCGGGAAAGACCTGAAGGACCTGACCCTGGCGGAATCCGCCATGCTGGCGGGCCTGCCGAAGGCGCCGTCGGCGTATAACCCGGTGGTCAATCCGAAGCGCGCGAAAATCCGTCAAGAGTACATCCTGCAGCGCATGTACGAATTGCACTACATCACTCAGGAACAGTATGACGAGGCAAGCAGGCAGCCGCTGGTCGTCAAGGGCGCGGGCAAGGAGTTCAGCGTGCACGCGGAATACGTCGCGGAAATGGTGCGGCAGATGATGTACGCGCAGTATCGCGAGGAGGCGTACACGCGCGGCCTGAACGTCGTGACCACCATCGACTCGGCCGATCAGGATGTCGCTTACCGGGCGCTGCGCAAGGGTCTGATGGACTACGAACGGCGCCACGGCTATCGCGGCCCGGAAGCATTCATCGATTTGCCGTCCGATGCGGACGACCGCGAACAGGCGATTGACGACGCGTTGCTCGAGCATCCCGACAACGGCGAAATCATCGCCGCTGTGGTGACGGCGGCGAGCCCGAAGCAGGTGCAGGCCACCTTCATCGACGGCAACGTCGCGACCATTCAGGGCGACGGCCTGCGCTTCGCGCAGTTCGCGCTCGGCACGCGCGCGCAGCCGAATCAACGCGTGCGGCCCGGCGCGATCATTCGCCTCGTGAAGGATGACGACGGCAACTGGTCGATTACGCAATTGCCGCAAGTGGAAGGCGCATTCGTTTCGGTGGTGCCGCAAGATGGCGCGATTCGTGCGCTGGTGGGCGGTTTCGACTTCAACAAGAACAAGTTCAACCACGTGACCCAGGCGTGGCGTCAACCGGGTTCGAGCTTCAAGCCGTTCATCTATTCGGCCTCGCTAGAAAAGGGTCTCGGACCGACTACGGTGATCAACGATGCGCCGCTCTTTTTCAGCGCTGCGGAGACGGGCGGCCAGGCGTGGGAGCCGAAGAACTATGGCGGCGGTTTCGATGGTCCGATGACCATGCGCACCGCGCTGCAGAAATCGAAGAACCTCGTGTCGATTCGCATCCTGAACCACATCGGCACCAAGTACGCGCAGCAATACATCACGCGTTTCGGCTTCGACGCGGATCGTCACCCGGCTTATCTGCCGATGGCGCTCGGCGCGGGTCTCGTTACACCCTTGCAGATGGCAGGCGCGTTCTCGGTGTTTGCGAATGGCGGCTATCGCGTCAACCCGTATCTGATTGCTGAGGTCACTGATCAGCGCGGCATCGTCGTCGCGCACGCGCAACCGCTGGTCGCCGAGCAGAGTGCGCCGCACGCGATCGAGCCGCGCAATGCGTATGTGATGAACAGCCTGCTGCAAAGCGTCGCGCAACGTGGCACGGGCGCAAAGAGCAACGTGCTGAAGCGTACCGATCTCGGCGGCAAGACCGGCACGACCAACGATTCGCGCGATGCGTGGTTCGCCGGCTATCAGCACACGCTCACGGCGATCGCGTGGATCGGCTACGACAATCCGCGCAGTCTCGGCGATAAGGAAACCGGCGGCGGCCTTGCGTTGCCGGTGTGGATCGAATACATGGCGCGCGCGCTCAAAGGCGTGCCGGACTACAAGATGCCGATGCCCGACGGTGTGACCGAGCTCGGCTCAGAACTGTATTTCGACGACTTCACGCCGGGCCACGGGTTCGTCGCGACAGTCGGTATCAGCCAGGCGGCGCTGGATGCCGAGGCGAGCGGTTCGGCGTCGGAAGCCGCACCGGAACAGGTCGGCGAACAGGAAAAGCAGGACATCATGAATCTGTTCCGCGGGCACTAGAGACGCGCCCAAACAAGGCGGAAAAATCCGCCGGAAAATGGAAAACCGCCGCGCTCGATACGCGGCGGTTTTCGTTTGGGCGGTGCTTCGGCGGTCGTTTGAGCAGTCGATTAAGCTACGCGTCCGGCGATCGCGTCATGGGCCGCTTCAGCGATGCCCCCGAGCGCTCCTTCCCGAACCCAGTTCGGAGGCGAGCGCTTTACGCTTCAAAGTGAACCGGCTCGCCAGCCTGCTGCGTCGCGTACTCCGACAATGCGGCGAAAAACTCCGTGCCGCTGCGCGTATCGCGCCACTCGCCGTCGATGAAACGGAAGTGGAAACCGCCCGCTTTCGCCGCGATCCAGATCTCGCTCATCGGCGGCTGCAGATTGACAATGATCTTCGAACGGTTCTCGAATTCGAGGGTCAGGACATTGCCGCTGCGCTCGAGTTCGATGTCGGCTTCCGTGTCGTCGAGCGCGCGTTCGATGGCGGCTAGCGCGGCTTCCGCGCGGGTCAGGTAATCACTATCGGACATGCTAAACTCCATCGATTATTTATTCAGGGACAGTCATGCGAGTCGTATCTCGGATGCGCGCGGCGGCGCCCGGCCGCGCGATTGTAGCGGGTTTAGCCATTCTCGCAGGTTGTGCACTTGCCGGCTGCGGGCAACGGGGTTCGCTTTACTTGCCCACCGTGCCGCCTCTGCCGGCCAAGCCGATCGATCGTACGCAACCGCCGTCGCCAGATGAAGTGAAATCGGGCGCTGAAGCCGCCTCGCCGATGGGTGAGGTACCGGATACCTCTGGCGCGCCGCTCTCGTTGTCGCCGGAAAGCGAACTCGCCGCGCCGCCCGCGTCGGCCGCATCCGCTGCCGTGGCTCCGCAAGCTGCCTCCGCCGTCACTCCCGCTCAATAAGACTTTCGCATGACTCGATCCGCATTTGACTACGTCGACGGCGTGTTGCACGCCGAGGGCGTGTCCGCCGTCTCACTCGCCGAGCAGTTCGGCACGCCGCTGTACGTCTATTCGCGCGCCGCACTCACCGAAGCATGGAACGCATATGCAGGCGCTTGCGCCGGTCGCCGCGCGACCGTGCACGTCGCCGTCAAGGCCAATAGCAATCTTGCGGTGCTGAATGTATTCGCTCGCCTCGGCGCCGGCTTCGACATCGTGTCGGGCGGCGAACTGGCGCGTGTGCTGGCCGCAGGTGGCAAAGCGGAAAACACCGTGTTTTCGGGCGTCGGCAAGAATGCGGACGAGATGCGTCAGGCACTTGCCGCCGGCGTTAAATGCTTCAACGTCGAATCGATTCCCGAGCTCGACCGCCTGAATGCGGTTGCGGCGGAAATGGGCAAAAAAGCGCCCGTCTCGTTGCGTGTGAATCCGGACGTCGACGCGAAAACGCATCCGTATATTTCCACCGGCCTGAAGTCGAACAAGTTCGGCGTCGCGTTCGAAGATGCACGGGCTACCTATCAAGCCGCCGCGGCGATGACGCATCTCGACGTGGTCGGCATTGACTGCCATATCGGCTCGCAGATCACTGAAGTCGCACCGTATCTGGATGCGGTCGACAAGGTTCTGGAACTGGTCGAACAGATCGAGCAGGACGGCGTGAAGATTCGCCACATCGACGTGGGCGGTGGTCTCGGTATCACATACGGCGACGAAGCCCCGCCGGAAATCGGCGACTTCGTGCGCACCGTGCTGGATCGCATCGAAGCGCGCGGTCACGGGCATCGCGAGGTGTATTTCGAACCGGGTCGTTCGCTGGTCGGCAATGCGGGTGTGCTGCTGACGCGCGTCGAATATCTGAAGCCAGGCGCGGAAAAGAACTTCGCCATCGTCGACGCGGCGATGACCGATCTCGCACGCCCTGCGATGTACGAGGCCTATCACGCGATCGAAGCTGTCGTTAAGCGCGACGTGCTCGCCCACGTGTACGACGTGGTCGGCCCGGTTTGCGAAAGCGGCGACTGGCTGGGTCGTGAGCGTCTGCTGGCGGTCGAACCGGGCGATCTGCTGGCGATTCGCTCAGCCGGCGCGTATGGCTTCGTGATGAGCTCGAACTACAACACCCGTCCGCGTGCGGCCGAGGTGATGGTTGATGGTACACAAGTGCATGTCGTTCGCGCTCGTGAAGAGGTCAAGCAGCTGTTTGCGGGCGAAGCGATCTTGCCGGCGTAAACGTCTGAGCTGGGAGCCCCTCGATAAAAAAGGCGATGCCACTGCGGCATCGCCTTTTTCCATTTGCGCGCTGGTCCTCGTGGTCAGCGTGTCTTTAACCTCCGCTCGCGCAGCCATACGAGCAAACGCCACCCCAGCAACGCGACCATGATCGCACCGTAAATCTTCGGCAAAATCAGGTCGTGCTTGCCCGCCTTCATCCACCAGAAGTGCAGGATCGCGAGCGCAGCGATCGCATAAATCGCGCGATGCAGCGTCTGCCAGCGGCGTCCGAGTTTGCGCACCATCGCGCGCGGCGACGTAACGGCCAACGCGATCAGCAGCACGAACGCCGCGAAGCCCACGGTGATGAACGGCCGCTTGCCGATGTCCTTGAGAATCGCGGCGACATCGAACCATTTGTCGAACCACAGGTAAGTGGTGAAATGCAACGTCACGTAGAAAAATGCGTAAAGGCCCAGCATCCGGCGAAAACGGGCCAATGCAGTGATACCGGTCAGTCGGCGCAACGGCGTCACCGCCAACGTGATGCAAAGAAAGACGAGCGTCCACAGACCCGTCGAGCGCGTAATGAACTCGATCGGATTTGCGCCCAATCGATCGGTCATGCCAAACAGCACGATGCGCGCGAGCGGATACCACGCGGCGATAAATACCGCGATCTTGGCCGGCACGATCCAGCGCGCGCCGCTTGCGGGCCGCTTTGCGGTGGTCGCAGCCGACGCCTGCGCTGCTCGCGGCGCTCTGCGTTCGGTTTGAGTAACAGGTTGCGTATCGGAAGCCATAGTCACGCCGCTTAAAAATTCTTCTTCAGGTCCATGCCCTGATACAACGACGCGACCTGATCGCCGTAGCCGTTGAACATCAACGTCTTGCGCTTGGGCGTGAAGAAACCATCTTCGCCGATGCGCCGCTCGGTAGCCTGGCTCCAGCGCGGGTGATCGACGTTCGGATTCACGTTCGAAAAGAAGCCGTATTCGTTTGACGCGTACGTGTTCCAGCTGGTCGGCGGCTGCTTGTCGAGGAAGCGGATCTTCACCAGCGACTTCGCGCTCTTGAAGCCGTATTTCCACGGCACCACCACGCGAATCGGCGCGCCATTCTGATTCGGCAGCACCTGGCCGTAGAGGCCCATCGTCAGCAGCGTCAGCGGATTCATCGCTTCGTCCATCCGCAGACCTTCCGTGTACGGCCAGTCGAGTACCGGCGTCGACAGGCCGGGCATTTGCGACGGGTCAGCCAGCGTGATGAATTGCACATACTTCGCATTGCCAGTCGGCTGCACACGCCTGATCAACTCCGAGAGCGGCACGCCGATCCACGGAATCACCATCGACCAGCCTTCGACACAACGCAACCGGTACACGCGCTCCTCGAGCGGCGCGAGCTTCAGCAATTCATCGATCTCGTACACCTTCGGATTCTTGATTTCGCCCTCGACGCTCACCTTCCACGGATGCGGGCGCAACGTGCCGGCGTTGTGCGCGGGATCCGCTTTGTCCGTGCCGAACTCGTAGTAGTTGTTGTACGTGGTGATGTCCTTGTACGGCGTGATCTTGTCCAGGGCGACGAACTTCGCGTTGGTCTTCGCCACAAGCTTTTGCGCCTTCGTATCCGGCGATGAATATGCTGCCAGCGCTTCTCCATTCACACCGATCAGGCCGCCGAGCGCCAATGCACCCGCAGCTTGCAAAACGCGCCGCCGGTTCTCGAAGACGCGCTGCGGCGTGATTTCGCTGCGTGCGATGTCATCGCCTATGAGTTGAATTCTGTCGCTTCGCTTGATCCACATCGTGCTGCTCCTTGCCGCCCCATCGCTTGTCTAGCTTACGGGGCCATATTGATGATCGGCTCGTTTCGCCGCTCGCCCAGTCATCTTTAGGTACTGCTCTAACGAACACACTGGATGCAGCGAATATTCCGCCAGACGTAAAAAAAACCGCCGGTGTGAAGCACGCGGCGGTTCTTAGTCGGCTCAGGACGGCA is a window of Paraburkholderia phytofirmans OLGA172 DNA encoding:
- a CDS encoding shikimate kinase, which codes for MQARDAHANVFFVGLMGAGKTTVGRAIARRLDRPFFDSDHEIEARTGARIPVIFELEGEAGFREREAHVISELTGRENIVLATGGGAVLRPENREALQNRGVVIYLRANPHDLWLRTRRDKNRPLLQTEDPKARLEALYEVRDPLYRECAHFVIETGRPSVNGLVNMVLMQLEMAGVAKHPAS
- the pilQ gene encoding type IV pilus secretin PilQ; its protein translation is MAISAGIAHASTPALPPLPAYMPLDDAIAPPDARYDVPPLPRGVAADVPNPFREESADGPGISRMAATAQTRRTDDPADDPAGDADGSVPLRRQSAASARDDIAASSALEGPPVPLPPLARLSDAPKAPADAKLAADDKPISLNFQRAELGAVLNAFAQFTGLNIVASERVRGAVSLRLDKVPWRTAFDTLLDVNGLAMERHGNVIWVAPIADLAARERQRFEAHARAADLEPLASRTFELHYARAEDARRLLTGAGNQRVLSKRGAATADPRTNLLFVTDLEGRLAQITALLASVDRPTRQVLIEARIVEGEHGFSRNLGVRLSMAAANADGTARGLTGGTDGTVYDLSARPISGFDAATAGLTLFAAGATRLLNIELSALEAEGRGEIVSSPRVVTADRMKAVVEQGTELPYQAKVGQGVSGVQFRRATLKLEVEPQIMPDGRVVLDLDVAKDSVGEQTDAGPAINTKHVQTRVEVEDGGTVSIGGIYATDNRDDVTRVPVLGKIPVLGALFRHRAHRDQRSELAVFITPRVVQTN
- a CDS encoding fimbrial assembly protein, which translates into the protein MHFARPWLGGFNLLPYRQRNARLARRRRLLEWGVAALAGFAAVLALVGWQAFEKARLDAERASIEQTLAQLAMPLAEHARLLRAQDEQRKGAARAMDLSEPLTHLRDLLNALSFEPGDGVVLQQLRQREHETELLATSRGHIASAEWLKRLSAIRGVKGAEVNDLHRSAPRSGAVAAASVTGPIEFGAHLRWSDPPKKTAHMSGLAAQRPMKSEQSGGAK
- the pilM gene encoding type IV pilus biogenesis protein PilM; this encodes MTFKNSWLQGVRLGAQRFAAGIDVGSQAVRLVVVSRHSPTHAALHIEYASTVPLGAGAMAGTEIADRHAVARALRDAFAGLPRACATHALRCAMALPASATLTTTVPLTRLAALAGCAENGGHELAELEPAVMSEVERIAGLERHALAVDWFVDETRSPIRSVTIAATARQHLEARIECAATAGISLTAIDGEPHAALRAMRYAASHELDPHEPYVALWIGTDGVYGWRIVDDCLVGEMRYPAPEHADFADALRDLVHGPVLDCALLSGEVDLLDGVGFSIADIADVLGCTVLPFECAALGGFARQLHDSLLHEPAAAVAFGLALRGVLE
- a CDS encoding penicillin-binding protein 1A; its protein translation is MQSTSPTSPPPAPQKRKRPLWLKLILGFVGLIVAGILCVLLVLGYALVVATPNLPSLDALTDYRPKVPLRIYTADHLLIGEFGEERRDIVHIQDVPDSLKKAVLAIEDARFYDHGGVDLTGIARAGFVALTNGHATQGASTITMQVARNFFLSSEKTYTRKIYEMLLAYKIESKLTKDQILEVYMNQIYLGQRAYGFASAARVYFGKDLKDLTLAESAMLAGLPKAPSAYNPVVNPKRAKIRQEYILQRMYELHYITQEQYDEASRQPLVVKGAGKEFSVHAEYVAEMVRQMMYAQYREEAYTRGLNVVTTIDSADQDVAYRALRKGLMDYERRHGYRGPEAFIDLPSDADDREQAIDDALLEHPDNGEIIAAVVTAASPKQVQATFIDGNVATIQGDGLRFAQFALGTRAQPNQRVRPGAIIRLVKDDDGNWSITQLPQVEGAFVSVVPQDGAIRALVGGFDFNKNKFNHVTQAWRQPGSSFKPFIYSASLEKGLGPTTVINDAPLFFSAAETGGQAWEPKNYGGGFDGPMTMRTALQKSKNLVSIRILNHIGTKYAQQYITRFGFDADRHPAYLPMALGAGLVTPLQMAGAFSVFANGGYRVNPYLIAEVTDQRGIVVAHAQPLVAEQSAPHAIEPRNAYVMNSLLQSVAQRGTGAKSNVLKRTDLGGKTGTTNDSRDAWFAGYQHTLTAIAWIGYDNPRSLGDKETGGGLALPVWIEYMARALKGVPDYKMPMPDGVTELGSELYFDDFTPGHGFVATVGISQAALDAEASGSASEAAPEQVGEQEKQDIMNLFRGH
- the cyaY gene encoding iron donor protein CyaY gives rise to the protein MSDSDYLTRAEAALAAIERALDDTEADIELERSGNVLTLEFENRSKIIVNLQPPMSEIWIAAKAGGFHFRFIDGEWRDTRSGTEFFAALSEYATQQAGEPVHFEA
- the lptM gene encoding LPS translocon maturation chaperone LptM gives rise to the protein MRVVSRMRAAAPGRAIVAGLAILAGCALAGCGQRGSLYLPTVPPLPAKPIDRTQPPSPDEVKSGAEAASPMGEVPDTSGAPLSLSPESELAAPPASAASAAVAPQAASAVTPAQ
- the lysA gene encoding diaminopimelate decarboxylase; amino-acid sequence: MTRSAFDYVDGVLHAEGVSAVSLAEQFGTPLYVYSRAALTEAWNAYAGACAGRRATVHVAVKANSNLAVLNVFARLGAGFDIVSGGELARVLAAGGKAENTVFSGVGKNADEMRQALAAGVKCFNVESIPELDRLNAVAAEMGKKAPVSLRVNPDVDAKTHPYISTGLKSNKFGVAFEDARATYQAAAAMTHLDVVGIDCHIGSQITEVAPYLDAVDKVLELVEQIEQDGVKIRHIDVGGGLGITYGDEAPPEIGDFVRTVLDRIEARGHGHREVYFEPGRSLVGNAGVLLTRVEYLKPGAEKNFAIVDAAMTDLARPAMYEAYHAIEAVVKRDVLAHVYDVVGPVCESGDWLGRERLLAVEPGDLLAIRSAGAYGFVMSSNYNTRPRAAEVMVDGTQVHVVRAREEVKQLFAGEAILPA
- the msrQ gene encoding protein-methionine-sulfoxide reductase heme-binding subunit MsrQ, whose translation is MASDTQPVTQTERRAPRAAQASAATTAKRPASGARWIVPAKIAVFIAAWYPLARIVLFGMTDRLGANPIEFITRSTGLWTLVFLCITLAVTPLRRLTGITALARFRRMLGLYAFFYVTLHFTTYLWFDKWFDVAAILKDIGKRPFITVGFAAFVLLIALAVTSPRAMVRKLGRRWQTLHRAIYAIAALAILHFWWMKAGKHDLILPKIYGAIMVALLGWRLLVWLRERRLKTR
- the msrP gene encoding protein-methionine-sulfoxide reductase catalytic subunit MsrP; translation: MWIKRSDRIQLIGDDIARSEITPQRVFENRRRVLQAAGALALGGLIGVNGEALAAYSSPDTKAQKLVAKTNAKFVALDKITPYKDITTYNNYYEFGTDKADPAHNAGTLRPHPWKVSVEGEIKNPKVYEIDELLKLAPLEERVYRLRCVEGWSMVIPWIGVPLSELIRRVQPTGNAKYVQFITLADPSQMPGLSTPVLDWPYTEGLRMDEAMNPLTLLTMGLYGQVLPNQNGAPIRVVVPWKYGFKSAKSLVKIRFLDKQPPTSWNTYASNEYGFFSNVNPNVDHPRWSQATERRIGEDGFFTPKRKTLMFNGYGDQVASLYQGMDLKKNF